Genomic DNA from uncultured Methanospirillum sp.:
ATGCAGTGCACCAGCAGACGGAGCATTACGAAGATGAGGCGCTCCTCCTGCTTCACTAACTCCCTGCGTATAGTGGAGCATCAGCGAGAGCTCCCATTTCATGAGGGGTTCATCTGAGTAGTCGCGTACCGTGCGACGCATCTCCATGGTATCGCATAAAAGCACGGGATCCATCGGAATATCAGATGGCTTAGGAAGGACGATCAGGTTCTGTGATGGTTCACATGTACCACAGACCTTCGGACTCCCGGCTGCGGTCCCCGATGTTGGTACGGACTCCTGCAGACGGGTCTGATCAAGAAAAGAGCATCCAGTATACCAGGCCGGTGTCTCCATATATAGCAATAGCAGCACCAGCTACTTGAATCGTTCTCAGAAGAAGTATTGAGTGGGAGGAGTAAGCCCCCTTCTGTTCATTGCGGCATTCAGCTTAGCGCCGAACCCGGGCAGACACCGGGCTGTCTGTATGCCCTGTTCCGGCTTGCACCCGCAGGGATTCACCGTTCCATCGACTCCTGCTCTTCGACGCTCTGCAGTTTGGTTCTGCATCATAGCTCTGAGCAGGCCGTGTCGTTTCTGTGCCATAGCCATGACTCTCGCCATCCCCGAGTGAACGAGGCTGCGTACCCGATTGGTGGGGGGACTTTCCTCAGCTGCCCGTCTGAAACAGACAGGCTACCGTCAGCCGCACACTCCCTCTCACCTTATGGGTTATCTGTACTTGCTGAAGAAGCTCACCAAAAAAAGATGAAGAGTGAGGGTTATTCGATGGTGAGATAGATGGCAGCTTTTGCAGATGATGCAGTCTGATCCGGCTTTCCATAGAAAAATGTGACTTTATCGCCTGATTTGATCTTCCTGATATTGAGTCCGTCAGTTCCCGGATTTGTATAATGCTGGAGTGTGACATCGTTCACCTGTACAAACCAGGCCTCGTCTCCATACTGATAATCACCGATACTGTCGATAGCAAGGATATTTCCTTTTCTCATTCCTTTGTCATTAATGCTCATGGATGGGATCTTCCCGTCGGTCTTGAGGAACTGGAGCAGCCCGAGCGGAGTGTCAGCTCCGACATCATAATCCACGTCTGAACTTGCAGTAACATTCAGATTGCCAGACGGAAGATTTATTGAACCGTCATAGAGAACGTGCTGCCCTGACTTGCTGATGTTAGCCGAGGATGCCGGTTGTTCTGTTGAGGATGTCTCCGGCTCTTTGGTAGATGAGGGAGAGATAGTATCTGTTGAAGTGCTCGTTTCTGTTTCTTCAGGAGTTATCTCTGATGACTCTTCCGAATCACCATAAACCGGCTGATTTGGATCTTTTGTATGCGAAGCAGGTGTCACGTGAGCAGTTGCAGTGGTCTCTTTTTCTGAACCTTCATGCACAGGCTGGTTCGGATCCTTCGATGGGGAGGACGTAGATTCAGAGGTGACAACGGATTTCTCTTCACCATCGTCATACACAGGCTGGTTCGGATCCTTCGATGGGGAGGACGTAGATTCAGAGGTGACAACAGACTTCTCTTCACCATCGTCATACACAGGCTGGTTCGGATCCTTCGATGGGGAGGACGTGGATTCAGAGGTGACAACGGACTTCTCCTCACCATCGTCATATACGGGCTGATTAGGGTCTTTATCGGAGGTCACAGGTTTTTGTGTCTGCTCTGGTGTTGCCGTCTGCGTCGTAGATATCGGTGTTTGAGTTTTCGTTGGTGTTATCTCTACCGTCGGAGTTACGGTTGGTGTTATAGTACTGGAGACAACGGGTGTGGATACCGGTGTTACTGGTACCTGGGTTGCTGTCACATTTCCTGTCTTCACCTGACTCACTGAATCAGACTGGGCGCCGATTGTAATTCTGATAGAAGATGAAGCATCACGGGATGACTTGGTCGGATTTCCGAATGCAAAGATGATCTTGTCTCCGGTCTTTAATGGAAACGTATTGAGACCCTCCTCTGTAGGGAGCAGGTAATCCTGAAGCTGTTTCTCATTTACCAGAACAAACCAGCTGTCTTCTCCGGAATTGACATAATTATTAATCCCGTCAAGGGTCAGGATGCCCCGTTTGGTGATCAGCTCATCACCGACCTTGTACGTATCTATGATGTCGGTTCCTGCCAGGGCCTGAATAACTCCAAGAGGGGTCATTGCGGGAATCTGGTAGAGTTTTCCTGACACCGCTTTTATCGAGACTACTCCATCCCCGGAAGGGATTGAACCACTGAAAATCTCAGTCTGACTGCCTGTTGCAGGTGTCGACTGGTTGCCATCTGCAGATGCAATGAAAGGTATCATCGCACATATGCAGAAAAGAGCAAGAATGCCCGGTATGTTTAAATAGAGCCGCATGATCGTCCATCACTCCAGAATACTGCTGGCAGATCTGAATAGAGTGTAGTGCTTCATTTCCTATAAAGTATCAACAAAATTCCAGCCTCTGTCCGAGAACAAAGGCACCAATCACTCAGAAGAGTTTCCAGGTCTCTGTGATCATGACATCCAGAACTCCGGCGTTCACGCCGGTATTTATATCCTCATAAGAGCCGCATTACTCGGCATGGAACTGCTCACTGCTGATGAGGGCAGACTCGCTCTCACATATGCACGGAGTGTATTGCATGAGCATATCGCCGGGACACTGTTTACAGAACCATCCTGGCCGGCAGTCTTCTCTGAGCAACGGGGGGTATTTGTGACACTCACGATCCACGGAGACCTTCGGGGTTGTATCGGGTTTCCTTATCCGGTACTTCCGCTTAAAGAAGCGATTCATGATGCAGCCTGCAGTGCTTCAACTGGAGATCCACGTTTCCCCCCGGTGAAACCCGAAGAACTGTCACGAATTGCAGTGGAGGTCACCATCCTTACCCAGCCCAGTCTGCTTGAGGCAGCACCAGACCAACGTGACAAGGTAGTTGAGGTGGGAAGACACGGGCTTATCGTGAAAGGGTACGGGCGATCAGGGCTCCTTCTCCCACAGGTCCCGGTGGAATGGGGATGGAACACACGGGAGTTTCTTGACCATACCTGTAATAAAGCCGGACTTCCTGCCAAGTCATGGCTTGAAGCCTCTGTGCAGGTATTTACCTTTGAAGGACAGATATTTAGCGAGAAACACGATTAATGGCGCTTTCATTTGAGATTCTTGAGAAGGATATCGCCGGCAGGATAGGCCGGCTCTCCGACGGAAAAAAGACGTTGAAGACACCTGCTCTTCTACCGGTGATAAACCCCCACCTGCCGATCATCACCCCAAGGGAGATGCAGGATATGGGAGTGCAGGCCCTGATAACAAACGCATACATCATCTCACGTAGCAGTGAATTCAGAGAGCGTGCTCTTGCAGAGGGTCTTCACGCCATGCTTAACTTTGACGGTCTGATCATGACCGATTCTGGATCATTCCAGCTCTCGGTATACGGGGAAGTGGAGATCTCCAACCAGCAGACCATCGAGTTTCAACAGGCGATAGGTTCTGATATCATCGTCCCTCTGGACATACCGACCCACCCGGATACCGAGCGTGAACAGGTGGAACAGGAACTGGCAATAACCCTCGACCGTCTGAGGGAGGCCAACGGCTTTGCTGATCATGCACATCACACGCTTGCCGGCCCGGTCCAGGGAGGACTCTTCGAGGATCTCAGGGAGAAAGCAGGACGGGAGATATCAGAGATGGGTCTCAGGTTCTGTCCGCTTGGTGCCGTCGTACCACTAATGGAGACATACCGGTACAAAGATCTTGTAAGGGTTGTCATGGCAGCAAAACGTGGGCTTAAACCCGGGATATGTGTTCACCTGTTCGGTGCCGGCCATCCGTCCATGTTTGCTCTTGCGGTTGCGATGGGATGCGATCTCTTTGACTCAGCAGCGTATGCCCTGTACGCCAAGGCTGGTCGTTACATGACCACACACGGGAGTTACCACCTGCATGAACTCACATATCTTCCCTGTGCCTGTCAGGTCTGTAGTACTCACACAGCAGAAACGCTTCAGAAATCTCCGGATAAAGAACGGCTACTCGCCCTTCACAACCTGCATGTAACTCTTGCCGAGATCAACAGGATTCGTCAGGCTATCAAAGACGGTGTGCTCTGGGAACTTGTCGATGAGCGGTGCCGTGGTCACCCGCAACTGCTTCGCGGATACCGTGAACTGCTCACCTTCGGAGAAGAACTGAAGCATCAGGACAGAGTCTCAAAGCGGCGGTTCTTCTACAAGGGAACTGAAAGTTGCCTTCGTACAGAAGTTCTCAGGTACCACGACATGGTCGAGAGGTTCGAGGTAGGGAAGAAAGCTCTGATCACCTTCGACCAGAAGGTCCACGCAGGGTATGATGCAGTCTTCTTCTTTAAACCGCCATTCGGCCCGTACCCGCCTGAACTCTCAGAGACATTCCCGATAGGTCAGAGCGAGATTCCAGATTGGGATGGGGAGATGGTCAGGAGCGGGTGCATCGGGATCGACCGGCTTGCAAAAGCAAATCCTGACACAAAAATAGTTGTCCGGTGCCGGTCGTACTGGAAGGATATCATTGAAAGCACTACCCAGGGTGTGGAGGTGGATCTTGAGGACCTGTGAGTTTACAGCACGTGACGGGACCGGCAGGGCAGGAAGACTCCGCATCGATGAGACCGAGTACCTCCTCCCCTGGGCTGGAGATATCAGTTCATTATTTCCTGCCCTTGCAGAGCGAAGGCTGGATGCCCTGTTCCCATCTGATAATCCTGAATTTGTAGAAAAATATTTCATAACCGACGGCAAGCAGCC
This window encodes:
- a CDS encoding TIGR00296 family protein encodes the protein MELLTADEGRLALTYARSVLHEHIAGTLFTEPSWPAVFSEQRGVFVTLTIHGDLRGCIGFPYPVLPLKEAIHDAACSASTGDPRFPPVKPEELSRIAVEVTILTQPSLLEAAPDQRDKVVEVGRHGLIVKGYGRSGLLLPQVPVEWGWNTREFLDHTCNKAGLPAKSWLEASVQVFTFEGQIFSEKHD
- the tgtA gene encoding tRNA guanosine(15) transglycosylase TgtA, giving the protein MALSFEILEKDIAGRIGRLSDGKKTLKTPALLPVINPHLPIITPREMQDMGVQALITNAYIISRSSEFRERALAEGLHAMLNFDGLIMTDSGSFQLSVYGEVEISNQQTIEFQQAIGSDIIVPLDIPTHPDTEREQVEQELAITLDRLREANGFADHAHHTLAGPVQGGLFEDLREKAGREISEMGLRFCPLGAVVPLMETYRYKDLVRVVMAAKRGLKPGICVHLFGAGHPSMFALAVAMGCDLFDSAAYALYAKAGRYMTTHGSYHLHELTYLPCACQVCSTHTAETLQKSPDKERLLALHNLHVTLAEINRIRQAIKDGVLWELVDERCRGHPQLLRGYRELLTFGEELKHQDRVSKRRFFYKGTESCLRTEVLRYHDMVERFEVGKKALITFDQKVHAGYDAVFFFKPPFGPYPPELSETFPIGQSEIPDWDGEMVRSGCIGIDRLAKANPDTKIVVRCRSYWKDIIESTTQGVEVDLEDL